The Pseudochaenichthys georgianus chromosome 24, fPseGeo1.2, whole genome shotgun sequence genome includes a region encoding these proteins:
- the LOC117439646 gene encoding uncharacterized protein, with protein sequence MFIGFAGRLKPQPANSIKASNYMLRHIYTTMKITLRDSSPVVLTHNQCSCVAGTVLCNHTVALLFQTAHYTELNMSVVPPVHSCTESEQQWHKPRTMGVKPGPINSMVFTKPVPNRMVQTGVRSGFYRGMVGPLPDPCLFRVTEAYSAFSIEDRPLVTTMNMRPDKPLVESVFGIVQEGSVLSYQMPALTSRYTTLHTDTPPTPHLPIEGYVILPCDLPLVCSEEEQLHINSLSVDLEMSHKIEEATREQSSSSEWHLLRKPRVTASRFREICHVRGESSANSLAERILKGTRQTAEMRRGAEMEPTVAAEYSRLANVNYSPCGLVIHPSTPWLGAFPDGVVFDPTEYPQFGLVEFKCPNVPNYVDCKYVQMECGSPKLKKSHAYYWQVQGQLLVSGMQWCDFVVWAQEDYLVQRIYTDPEVQRAIREKVDLFFFYTYMPKYLSLLLRYH encoded by the exons ATGTTCATCGGATTTGCCGGACGACTAAAGCCCCAGCCAGCAAACTCGATAAAGGCTTCAAATTATATGCTGCGTCATATATACACAACTATGAAG ATAACGCTTCGTGACTCATCACCAGTGGTGCTCACGCACAACCAGTGCTCCTGTGTTGCAGGAACTGTTTTGTGCAATCACACAGTAGCATTGCTGTTCCAAACAGCACATTACACTGAACTGAACATGTCAGTTGTGCCACCTGTGCATAGCTGTACTGAATCGGAACAGCAATGGCACAAGCCGCGAACAATG GGTGTGAAGCCAGGGCCCATCAACTCCATGGTCTTCACCAAGCCTGTACCAAATAGGATGGTGCAGACTGGAGTAAG GAGTGGATTCTACAGAGGCATGGTGGGGCCATTACCAGATCCCTGCCTGTTCAGAGTTACGGAGGCATACTCAGCGTTCAGCATTGAAGACAGACCGCTTGTGACCACAATGAACATGAGACCTGACAAGCCCCTTGTGGAAAGTGTCTTCGGGATTGTGCAGGAGGGCAGTGTTCTGTCCTATCAGATGCCTGCTTTGACGTCTCGGTACACCACACTTCACACTGACACACCACCAACACCCCACTTGCCCATAGAGGGGTATGTGATCTTGCCATGTGATTTACCGCTGGTGTGCTCAGAAGAGGAGCAACTGCATATTAACAGCTTATCTGTTGATTTAGAAATGTCTCACAAAATTGAGGAGGCTACCCGTGAGCAAAGCTCTAGCTCAGAGTGGCATCTGCTCCGCAAACCCAGGGTTACTGCCTCTAGGTTTAGAGAGATTTGTCACGTCAGAGGTGAGAGCTCTGCTAACTCTCTTGCAGAGCGAATACTCAAAGGTACAAGGCAGACTGCAGAAATGAGGAGAggtgcagagatggagcccacaGTAGCAGCTGAATACAGTAGACTGGCAAACGTGAACTACTCCCCTTGTGGCCTTGTCATTCACCCCTCTACGCCCTGGCTTGGTGCCTTCCCTGATGGAGTTGTATTTGACCCAACAGAATATCCCCAATTTGGCCTTGTTGAATTCAAATGTCCCAATGTCCCAAATTATGTCGACTGCAAATATGTGCAGATGGAATGTGGCTCCCCTAAGCTCAAGAAAAGCCATGCCTATTACTGGCAAGTACAGGGTCAACTTCTTGTGTCTGGGATGCAGTGGTGTGACTTTGTAGTGTGGGCACAGGAGGACTACCTGGTGCAAAGAATATACACAGATCCAGAAGTGCAAAGAGCAATCAGAGAAAAAGTagacttattttttttttacacatacaTGCCGAAGTACCTGTCATTACTATTACGTTACCATTGA